The Thermoproteales archaeon sequence GATAAAACTGTAGGGCGCGAAAAATTCTTATAGCCGTATCCGCGTCGTTGATCCGGGTTACGCCTATGCCTCTCGATCCAAATATCGGCTTTACAACGACATCCTCTCCAAGCTCGTGAAACGCCCTTATAGCTTCGTTAGCGTTTTCTGTTACAGCTGTTCTTGGTACGGGCAGCCCATGCTCCTCTAAAAGAAATAGAGAATAAAACTTGTCTATGCATTTTTCAATCGCTGATGGATGGTTAATTATTATCTTTCCATTTCTCGCAAGCCTATGGAAAGCGTCCAACCTATAGATTGCCTCTTCAAGAGAGCATCTACCTATAGGCCGAATAATTATTGCAGCCAATTCTTCCAGATTAACTCCCTCAGCTTCATATTTGAAGCCGTAACCTATCCTGTTCAGAATGCGCGCATGCCTTAGAAAAACAGGTTCACAGCGATAATACAGTATCGCGTTTCGAAGCTGCTGGCTAGGCCAAGATTCTGGATTTCTAGAAAAAACACCTATTTTTAACAAAAAATCACCTAAAAATAAAAAGGATTTAAAGTTTCCAGGATTTTTTAAGAACTTCGACGTTTACCATGCCGCTCGAGAAGGTATTTCCAGTTTTTACGTTATAGACTGTGATTTTAGCCGGCGCGAACAATCCAGGGTCGATCTTATAAAAGTCGTAGCCAGCCTCTTTGAATATCTCATAGAACGGCATGCCATAACTCGGAGATTTAGATGAAGGCGCCTTCTCGACATATTCCTTGAGCTCTTCTTCATTTTCAAATTTCACGTGGTAGAACGTTTCTCCAGCGTAGATTAACGCGTCGTTAGTCCATCCCATCATTATCATTGGATCTGGATGAATTGGAGCGATTGGACACACTCCAGCCGCGCTTACTATAGTATCTAGGGGATATTGCAACGTATGTAGCCTGTGAATTCCAGTTTCCGCAATTCTACAGCTTATCTGTATAGACCCGGCAATGCTGCTAGCTGAGGCTACTAAAACGTATAGATTGCTCGGACTTACTCTGCATTTCTCCGCTATTATATTCAAGACTTCAGTATTTGGAATTATCGAAGACTCTAGTACAAGCACTGCCTCATCTGAGGTATCTTCATATCCTATCTCTTGATATAGCTTTTTGGGTTTTTTAGCTAGTGCTCTAGCGGGTCCTGAGCCCATAGCAAAGAATTTGCCGTGACTTATTTTCCACCCAGCGTACTGAGACGCCATACAAGCCAATACGGGATACTCTATGAATTGATCTATGACCGGGAGAATTACTCCACCATAGTTTCTGTGATGTAGAGTTATCTTTGCAAGTCCGGCTAAGCAAACCTTTGCAAGATAAACCCCCGCCGCGTAACCTCCTTCAGCTTTAACACCGAAATCTATTATTGTTGAGCCATTATCTGCTTTTATAACTTTCACTCTTAACTCATCTTGCTTGCTTATTATTTTATCAACTAATCTCATAGCAAGTTTGTTTAAGCTTATGCTCATACTATTCACCCAAAAATTCTTTAAATTTGGAAAGTTCTGGATTTTTATCAATATTAACGTATAGTCTTCCATTACATTTTATGTCTTCGAGAACATCACCTAGAAACAGGAAGAACGGTCCCTGTATTTTTTCTCCCTTAACTTTAACAGATTTTGCGATAGAATCAATGTAAAATGTTGGAAGAACGCCTCCAGCATTGCCACATATTATTATCTTTCCACCAGTCATTCTCGCGCCAGCTTTACCGGCACAGTTTCCCCTAATCAATATTGTGCCTCCAGACATGCGGAGGCCTGGAAGAGGCCCGCAGTCGCCTTTAACTGCTATTAAGCCTTTTGATATTTGGGTTCCAATTTCGGCTCCGGCGTTTCCATGTATGATTATCTTGCCTCCCTTCATTCCTCTACTGGCTTTTAATCCTCTTAGCACAGAGCCTATATGGTCTCCAGCGTTTCCATGAATTTCTATAGTTCCTCCGGTCATTTCCGCGCCTATCCAAGATCCAGCATTTCCCTTAACAACTATTTTGCCTCCCTTCATGTTGTAGCCCAGGTAATGACCGCAATCTCCATTTACCAAAATTTCGCCGAAACCCATTTTTTCGCCTATTCTCCATACCTTGCGGAAGTCTCCTTCCAAAATTATTCTGACTATGTCTTCTTCGACGGCTTCTTCTTTAATTTCAAACAATTCTCCAAGAGCCCGCTCTCTATTTCCCTCGTATACTTTTATCTTTTTTATATCTTCTAGACTTTTCTCTGCGAAAACTTTAGGCCTTATTTTTTCAGCTTCAACTGGAACGTTAAATTTTGTTTTAGGCTTAAGTATA is a genomic window containing:
- a CDS encoding methenyltetrahydromethanopterin cyclohydrolase; its protein translation is MSISLNKLAMRLVDKIISKQDELRVKVIKADNGSTIIDFGVKAEGGYAAGVYLAKVCLAGLAKITLHHRNYGGVILPVIDQFIEYPVLACMASQYAGWKISHGKFFAMGSGPARALAKKPKKLYQEIGYEDTSDEAVLVLESSIIPNTEVLNIIAEKCRVSPSNLYVLVASASSIAGSIQISCRIAETGIHRLHTLQYPLDTIVSAAGVCPIAPIHPDPMIMMGWTNDALIYAGETFYHVKFENEEELKEYVEKAPSSKSPSYGMPFYEIFKEAGYDFYKIDPGLFAPAKITVYNVKTGNTFSSGMVNVEVLKKSWKL
- a CDS encoding formylmethanofuran dehydrogenase subunit C, with the translated sequence MGRLFILKPKTKFNVPVEAEKIRPKVFAEKSLEDIKKIKVYEGNRERALGELFEIKEEAVEEDIVRIILEGDFRKVWRIGEKMGFGEILVNGDCGHYLGYNMKGGKIVVKGNAGSWIGAEMTGGTIEIHGNAGDHIGSVLRGLKASRGMKGGKIIIHGNAGAEIGTQISKGLIAVKGDCGPLPGLRMSGGTILIRGNCAGKAGARMTGGKIIICGNAGGVLPTFYIDSIAKSVKVKGEKIQGPFFLFLGDVLEDIKCNGRLYVNIDKNPELSKFKEFLGE
- a CDS encoding RimK family alpha-L-glutamate ligase, whose product is MLKIGVFSRNPESWPSQQLRNAILYYRCEPVFLRHARILNRIGYGFKYEAEGVNLEELAAIIIRPIGRCSLEEAIYRLDAFHRLARNGKIIINHPSAIEKCIDKFYSLFLLEEHGLPVPRTAVTENANEAIRAFHELGEDVVVKPIFGSRGIGVTRINDADTAIRIFRALQFYHNVMYLQEFIQHGQRDIRMFVIGGEVIAAMYRESEGWKTNIAQGARPVAFKPGEELRELAVKACKILNCEVAGVDVLESPKGYFITEINSQPGWRGLQSVTKINIAKKIIGYVLEKVKK